A genomic window from Xenorhabdus cabanillasii includes:
- a CDS encoding peptidase domain-containing ABC transporter: MNKASFDVITEKLNLGFRRRIPKILQTEAAECGLASLAMVFHYHGLQIDLSSLRSQFGISTRGATLPVLISIATALKFKTRAVSLDLDELHALKTPCVLHWDMNHFVVLVSVKKNKITIHDPAFGQRVMSTQEFSKHFTGIALELWPGNDFTPVKKQNRLRIISLLNNIQGIKSALGKIFFLSVVIEAINILLPVGTQLVMDHVIVAQDHNLLTIICCGLLFFILFRVSVSTLRSWISITMEAFVDVQWKSGVFDHLMKLPLAYFEKRKLGDIQSRFGSLNIIRTTFTQNIVNGIIDTIMLISVFVMMLLYGNWLVWIVSGFTIIYIVVRFLTYQYYRQLSEEQIVKEARANSHFMETLYSINTLKALGLCETRAKSWLNLNIDTLNSNTKLNKISSIFNIINVFITTCEQIIILWLGASLVIDNQMTLGMFVAFNAYRGQFADRASNLIDMAIKLRMLNLHNERIADIVLSEPEREAPAREIGVSGQPVDLTVHDLHYQYDSLSKPVISGFNLNVKAGESVAIIGPSGAGKTTLMKLMSGLLEPDKGTILMNGLDINVIGLNNYRKCIACVLQDDKLLSGSIAENISGFDPSPDIELIQECAKRCSIHDDILLMPMGYETLIGELGNGLSGGQIQRLLIARALYRRPSILFMDEATSHLDLTNEAYINESISALNITRIIIAHRPSTIKSAERVISIS; the protein is encoded by the coding sequence ATGAATAAAGCATCTTTTGACGTCATTACCGAAAAATTAAATTTAGGATTCAGAAGAAGAATCCCCAAGATTTTGCAAACTGAAGCAGCCGAATGTGGATTAGCAAGTTTAGCAATGGTATTTCATTATCATGGATTACAAATCGATTTATCCAGTTTACGCAGTCAGTTTGGAATTTCTACACGAGGAGCGACACTCCCTGTATTGATTAGCATAGCGACTGCGCTCAAATTTAAAACCAGGGCTGTGTCGTTAGATCTTGATGAACTTCATGCATTAAAAACCCCCTGTGTTTTACATTGGGATATGAATCATTTTGTTGTCTTGGTAAGTGTGAAAAAAAATAAAATTACTATCCATGATCCAGCATTTGGGCAACGGGTAATGAGTACTCAGGAATTTTCCAAACACTTTACGGGTATTGCACTGGAATTATGGCCGGGTAATGATTTTACTCCTGTAAAAAAACAAAATAGATTACGTATTATCTCCTTGTTAAATAATATTCAAGGAATTAAATCTGCACTGGGGAAAATTTTCTTCTTATCTGTTGTCATAGAGGCTATTAATATACTGCTCCCAGTGGGGACACAATTAGTTATGGATCATGTTATCGTTGCTCAAGATCATAACCTTTTAACTATTATTTGCTGTGGCTTGCTCTTCTTTATCTTATTTAGAGTCAGTGTGTCAACGTTACGCAGCTGGATATCCATTACTATGGAAGCATTCGTTGATGTACAGTGGAAATCAGGTGTATTCGACCATTTAATGAAATTACCTTTAGCTTACTTTGAAAAACGTAAGTTAGGTGATATTCAGTCACGCTTTGGTTCACTAAATATTATTCGCACAACCTTTACCCAAAATATTGTTAATGGAATTATTGACACCATTATGCTGATCAGCGTCTTTGTTATGATGTTGCTTTACGGTAACTGGCTGGTTTGGATTGTATCAGGGTTCACCATTATTTATATAGTAGTCAGATTTCTGACTTATCAATATTACAGACAGCTTTCTGAAGAACAGATCGTTAAAGAAGCCAGAGCAAACTCCCATTTTATGGAAACGTTATACAGTATTAATACCTTAAAGGCGTTGGGATTATGTGAAACCCGGGCAAAATCCTGGTTAAACCTGAATATTGATACCCTGAACTCAAATACTAAACTCAATAAGATAAGTTCAATTTTTAATATCATTAATGTTTTTATTACTACTTGTGAACAAATTATCATCCTGTGGTTAGGTGCATCATTAGTGATAGACAACCAAATGACTCTCGGGATGTTTGTTGCTTTTAACGCTTACCGGGGACAATTTGCGGATAGAGCAAGTAATTTGATCGATATGGCAATTAAATTGCGCATGTTAAATTTACATAATGAGAGAATTGCCGATATCGTCCTCTCTGAACCAGAAAGAGAAGCCCCTGCGCGGGAAATCGGCGTTTCAGGGCAACCTGTTGATTTGACAGTTCATGATTTACATTATCAATATGATAGCTTATCAAAACCTGTAATATCCGGCTTTAATCTTAATGTCAAAGCGGGAGAAAGTGTGGCCATTATTGGCCCATCTGGGGCTGGAAAAACAACACTCATGAAATTAATGAGTGGCTTATTAGAACCCGATAAAGGCACTATTTTAATGAACGGGCTTGATATTAATGTCATTGGTCTAAATAACTACCGGAAGTGTATCGCCTGTGTTTTGCAAGATGATAAATTACTTTCCGGCTCTATCGCTGAAAATATATCCGGCTTTGATCCTTCACCCGATATCGAACTTATACAAGAATGTGCTAAACGTTGCAGTATTCATGATGATATTTTATTGATGCCAATGGGGTATGAAACACTGATTGGTGAATTAGGCAATGGATTATCTGGCGGGCAAATACAAAGGTTATTGATAGCCAGAGCGCTTTATCGTCGCCCAAGTATTTTATTTATGGATGAAGCAACCAGCCATCTGGATTTAACTAATGAAGCATATATTAATGAATCAATCTCTGCATTGAATATTACCAGAATTATTATTGCCCATAGACCATCAACAATTAAATCTGCCGAGCGTGTTATCTCCATATCATAG
- a CDS encoding ABC transporter transmembrane domain-containing protein gives MTLIAYLYRQSWILLFLSTIFALISGFAGASVVGMISQGITGAANLSTFIWNFFGICILFFITKTLSEILLSHLTQATIYSLRLSLSNKILRAPFKKLNNIGKHGLLAVLTKDVDVFIHSFMLAPTVFGNITLIIACFGYLAWISWQLFIILTIVCLITMYIFYFLEKRPIRLMEEMREQVDKIYLSFQQLIDGSKELKLNSQKGNAFIDRVISPGAKKIQRYLY, from the coding sequence ATGACACTAATAGCTTATCTCTATCGTCAATCCTGGATATTGCTGTTTTTATCAACAATATTTGCATTAATCAGCGGGTTTGCTGGTGCATCAGTAGTAGGAATGATTAGCCAGGGAATTACAGGTGCAGCTAATCTCTCAACATTTATCTGGAACTTTTTTGGTATCTGTATTCTTTTTTTTATTACTAAAACTTTATCAGAAATTCTGCTTTCACATTTAACTCAGGCAACGATTTATTCCCTGCGACTGAGTCTGAGTAATAAAATATTACGGGCACCTTTTAAGAAGCTGAACAATATCGGGAAACATGGCCTGTTGGCTGTTCTGACCAAAGATGTCGATGTGTTTATACACTCTTTTATGTTAGCGCCAACCGTCTTTGGCAATATTACACTTATTATCGCTTGTTTCGGCTACTTAGCCTGGATTTCATGGCAACTCTTTATCATTCTGACTATTGTCTGTCTAATCACAATGTATATCTTCTATTTTTTGGAAAAGCGCCCTATCCGCCTGATGGAAGAAATGCGTGAGCAGGTAGATAAGATATACCTCAGCTTCCAACAGCTAATCGATGGCAGCAAAGAGTTAAAACTCAATAGCCAGAAAGGCAATGCATTTATTGACAGAGTCATTTCTCCCGGCGCGAAAAAAATTCAAAGATATCTGTATTAA
- a CDS encoding cyclic peptide export ABC transporter, which produces MTESFLPARKKFKDICIKANNNYAWVLNAGSIVFYIVIGLMIFVVPIWLPQEPSDLMTVTLIVLFLSGPISEVIGAIPELRQAEISLQKMKRLDSQLEESLYIQQANTPNPFANEQPLSLELRDVVHHYTTDKEDREFKLGPMSLTISQGEIIFIVGGNGSGKTTLAMLLVGLFEQESGSIWFNGVKMDQTNNEHYRQYFSAVFSNYHLFDQLLNTGANVTEKATHYIEALNMSHKVKIVNGQFSTTELSAGQRKRLALVSAYLEDRPIYLFDEWAADQDPVFKRIFYTELLPELKARGKTVIVISHDDAYFDIAERIIKLEDGHIKEINTNSHYSD; this is translated from the coding sequence TTGACAGAGTCATTTCTCCCGGCGCGAAAAAAATTCAAAGATATCTGTATTAAAGCAAATAATAACTACGCCTGGGTACTGAATGCCGGCTCGATAGTCTTTTATATTGTCATCGGCTTGATGATTTTTGTTGTACCTATCTGGTTACCCCAAGAGCCTTCTGATTTGATGACAGTCACTCTGATTGTTCTATTTTTATCCGGCCCAATCAGCGAAGTGATCGGTGCAATTCCAGAATTAAGACAAGCCGAAATTTCACTACAAAAAATGAAACGACTGGATAGTCAGTTGGAAGAATCTCTGTATATACAACAAGCTAATACCCCAAACCCATTTGCAAATGAACAACCACTATCACTTGAATTGAGAGATGTTGTTCACCACTACACTACCGATAAAGAAGATCGGGAGTTTAAGCTAGGGCCAATGAGTCTGACTATTTCCCAAGGCGAAATTATTTTTATTGTCGGTGGAAACGGAAGCGGAAAGACAACACTTGCCATGCTGTTAGTCGGTTTGTTCGAACAAGAATCCGGCTCTATCTGGTTTAACGGTGTAAAAATGGATCAGACAAATAATGAACATTATCGCCAATATTTTTCAGCCGTTTTCTCTAATTATCATTTATTTGATCAATTGTTAAATACCGGGGCAAATGTTACCGAAAAAGCAACCCATTATATTGAAGCTTTAAACATGAGCCATAAAGTCAAAATCGTTAACGGACAATTTTCGACAACTGAACTTTCAGCCGGTCAGAGAAAACGCTTAGCCTTAGTGTCTGCTTATCTGGAAGATCGTCCTATTTATCTATTCGATGAATGGGCTGCGGATCAAGACCCTGTATTTAAAAGAATATTCTATACAGAATTACTGCCGGAACTAAAGGCTCGTGGTAAGACCGTTATTGTTATTAGCCATGATGATGCATATTTTGATATTGCAGAACGCATAATTAAGTTGGAAGATGGACACATTAAAGAGATAAACACTAATAGCCATTATTCTGACTGA
- the panP gene encoding pyridoxal-dependent aspartate 1-decarboxylase PanP, which translates to MQNSLDRLNHNETEKTTPHDSYSDTQEWQELFDQFTTNIGEKALSELEEKIADDPIGYCCRELNKPVHELAELERKFSSVFIPEMPVDTKKYIQNLNEDVLNQVMPVSSPTFVGHMTSALPRHLPALGKILTALNQNLVKLETSHVLTVLERQVSGMMHKLVYGCDENFYKQWLHSGDYALAAFCSGGTLANLTAMWTCRNLLMPADENFAGLKREGLARGLLHYGYNGVAILVSELGHYSLKKAVDVLGLGQDALISVDADRNGQICIDSLYSHLKNLRQRNIKPMAIVGIAGTTETGSIDPLDVLADIAEREQCHFHVDAAWGGASLLSERYRHLFKGIERADTVTIDAHKQMYVPMGTGMVLFRQPTLTDSIAQHANYIVRKGSKDLGRHTLEGSRSAMSLMLHSNLHLLGRQGFAQLIDRSIEKALQFADIIRQQEDFELVSEPQLCLLTYRYIPPMALTALRNAPESVREKLHDTLNVLNQNIQSMQWTTGKFFVSRTSLRPVQWDRQPTTVLRVVLANPLTTLEILECMLEDQRKLAQQSPLWQTLQNLIN; encoded by the coding sequence ATGCAGAATTCTCTTGACAGACTGAATCACAATGAAACAGAAAAGACGACTCCTCACGATAGTTATTCGGACACACAGGAATGGCAAGAACTATTCGACCAATTTACCACCAATATCGGTGAAAAAGCGTTGTCTGAACTGGAAGAGAAGATTGCAGATGATCCTATAGGTTATTGTTGCCGTGAGCTAAACAAACCAGTGCATGAATTAGCAGAACTGGAGAGAAAGTTCTCTTCAGTATTCATACCAGAAATGCCTGTCGATACCAAAAAATATATCCAAAATTTGAATGAAGATGTTCTTAACCAAGTGATGCCTGTGTCATCCCCCACTTTTGTTGGTCATATGACATCAGCCCTGCCCAGACATTTACCTGCGCTTGGCAAAATATTGACTGCCCTGAACCAAAATTTAGTCAAACTGGAAACATCACATGTTCTGACCGTACTGGAGCGCCAGGTATCGGGTATGATGCACAAACTGGTATACGGTTGTGATGAAAATTTTTATAAACAATGGCTGCACAGCGGTGATTATGCTCTGGCAGCCTTCTGTTCTGGCGGAACATTGGCTAATCTGACAGCCATGTGGACATGCCGAAACCTGCTCATGCCAGCCGACGAAAATTTTGCTGGTCTCAAGCGTGAGGGACTGGCCAGAGGCTTACTTCATTACGGTTATAATGGAGTGGCGATTTTGGTATCAGAACTAGGCCACTATTCGCTGAAAAAAGCTGTGGATGTGCTCGGACTTGGACAAGATGCACTAATCAGTGTTGATGCCGACAGGAACGGACAGATCTGCATTGATTCCCTGTACTCGCACCTGAAAAATCTGCGTCAGCGCAATATCAAGCCCATGGCAATTGTCGGAATAGCCGGAACAACCGAGACCGGCTCAATCGATCCGCTGGATGTGCTGGCAGATATCGCCGAACGCGAGCAGTGTCACTTCCATGTTGATGCTGCCTGGGGAGGCGCGAGCTTATTGTCAGAACGCTATCGGCATTTATTCAAAGGCATTGAGCGCGCTGATACTGTGACAATTGACGCTCATAAACAAATGTACGTTCCTATGGGAACAGGCATGGTACTGTTCCGCCAGCCTACTCTGACTGATTCTATTGCCCAACATGCCAATTATATTGTACGTAAAGGTTCAAAAGATTTAGGCCGCCACACTCTGGAAGGTTCACGCAGTGCGATGTCGCTTATGTTGCACAGTAACCTGCACCTGCTTGGCCGGCAGGGTTTTGCCCAATTAATAGATAGAAGTATCGAGAAGGCCCTGCAATTTGCAGACATTATCCGCCAGCAGGAAGATTTTGAGTTAGTCAGCGAACCACAACTTTGTCTGCTTACTTACCGATATATACCGCCAATGGCATTGACGGCACTACGCAACGCCCCTGAATCTGTGCGGGAAAAACTACACGATACACTTAATGTACTGAACCAAAATATCCAGTCTATGCAGTGGACTACCGGAAAGTTTTTTGTCTCACGCACCAGTCTCAGGCCTGTACAATGGGATCGACAACCAACAACTGTTTTGCGTGTTGTACTGGCAAATCCATTGACGACTTTGGAAATACTTGAGTGCATGCTGGAAGATCAACGCAAACTGGCACAGCAAAGTCCGTTATGGCAAACCTTACAGAATTTAATCAATTGA